The following DNA comes from Allobranchiibius huperziae.
GCGGCGCGTTCTCCGGCAAGGACCCCTCGAAGGTCGACCGGTCCGCGGCGTACGCGATGCGCTGGGTGGCCAAGAACGTCGTGGCCGCCGGGCTCGCGACCCGGTGCGAGGTGCAGGTCGCCTACGCGATCGGCAAGGCGCAGCCGGTCGGTCTCTACGTCGAGACCTTCGGCACCGAGACCGCGCCCCTGGACGACATCCAGAAGGCCATCACGGACGTCTTCGACCTGCGGCCCGCCGCGATCGTGGAGGAGCTGGACCTGCTCCGCCCGATCTACCAGCCGACCGCCGCCTACGGCCACTTCGGTCGCACCGAGGCGCCCGGCATCCGGGACGCGTTCACCTGGGAGCGCACCGACCGCATCGAGCACCTGCAGAAGGCCGTCCGCGGGTAATACCCCACGAAGTTTCTCCCCCGCTTCGCTCCTCCGAATACTTCGCGAGGACCCCGAGGCGGGGCGCACCAAGCTTGTCCCACAGGTGGGGTCGTGGCGCGCTCTACGGAGCGCGCTACGACCCCATCTGTCGTACGCGCGGACGTGGTGTCCGTCCTGCCCCGTATAACTGAGCGCGTGGACGACGAGAGAGGTGCAGCGCAGGCGCCGAGCGAGCATCAGCTGGCGTTGCTGCACGCCGCCGCCGCGACCCGCCGTACGACCGCACGCGCGACCTCTTACGACGGTCCCGAACTCCCGGTCGCTCAGGTGGCCGTCGACGTGGGGCTGCCCCACCTGGACCGGCCGTTCGAGTACGCCGTGCCCGTCGACCTCGACGACACCGCCCTGCCCGGCGCCCGGGTCAAGGTGCGGTTCGCGGGCAAGGACGTCTCCGGCTTCGTGCTGGCCCGCGTCCGGGAGGCCGAGCACGTCGGGAAGCTGACGGACATCCGGCGCGTCGTGTCGCCCGAGGCGGCGCTCACCCCGGCGATCGCCCGGCTGTGCCGCGAGGTGGCCGACCGGTACGCCGGGACGTTCAGCGACGTCGTGCGCCTCGCCGTGCCCGCCCGCCACGCGGCCGCGGAGAAGGCGTTGGACGCCAAGGTGGAGGGTGCCGACGCCCCCTCACCCGACAACGGCGGGGAGGAACACGCCGCATCCGCCGCGCCCGATCCGACGAGCCCCGGGACGGGTGCCTGGGGGCGGTACCCCGCCGGCCCGGCGTTCCTGCACCGGCTGGGCAGCGGCGGCGCGCCGGCCGCCGCCTGGCTCGCAGCGCCCACCACCGATCCCGTGCTCGACTGGCCGACCGCGATGGCGCAGGCGGCCCGCGCGACGCTCGACGGGGGTCGCGGAGCGGTGCTGGTGGTGCCCGACCACCGCGACGTCGACCGGCTCGACGAGGCCCTGACCGAGCAGCTCGGACCCGGCCGGCACGTGCGGCTCACAGCGAGCCAGGGCCCGCAGGCGCGCTACACCGCCTTCCTGAAGCTGCTGCGCAGACACGTGCGCTGCGTCGTCGGGACCCGGGCCGCGGCGTTCGCGCCGGTGGCCGATCTGGGTCTGGTGGCGTGGTGGGACGACGGCGACGACCTGCTGGGCGAGCCGCGGGCGCCGTACCCGCACGTGCGCGAGGTGCTGCGGCTGCGCGCCGACCACGAGGGCGCCGGCCTGCTGAGCGGCGGTTTCGCCCGGTCGGTCGCGATCCAGCAGTGGGTGCAGCAGGGCGCACTGCAATCGGTCGACCTTCCGGTGCGCCGCGCGGCGGTGCCACGGGTGATCGTGGCCGGCGACGAGCGCGACGTCGAACGCTCCGGCGCCGCGGCGCGGGCTCACCTGCCGTCAGCGGCGTGGCGCGCCGCGCACGAGGCGCTGCAGCACGGGCCGGTGCTGGTGCAGGTGCCCCGCCGGGGCTACCTGCCGTCGTTGCGCTGCGACACCTGCCGCGACCCCGCTCGCTGCGCGGTCTGTCACGGCCCGCTGGCGTTGACGGGGTCGGGGCAGACCCCGGTGTGCCGGTGGTGCGGCGTCCCGGCGACCCCGTTCGACTGCCCCAACTGTCACTCGCACCGGCTGCGGGCGGGTGTCGTGGGCGCGCGCCGTACGGCCGAGGAGCTGGGGCGGGCGTTCCCGGGCGTGCCGGTCGTGCGCTCGGGCGCCGGTGAGGTGGTGGCCCATGTGTCGTCCTCGCCCGCGTTGGTGATCGCCACCCCGGGTGCCGAACCCGTTGCGGCGCAGGGCTACCGGGCGACGCTGCTGTTGGACGCGTGGGCGCTGGTCGACCGGCCGGTGTTGTCCGCCGGCGAGGAGACGCTGCGGCGATGGTGCGCGGCCGCCGCCCTGACCCGGTCGCACGACGACGACGGCGTGGTCGTCGTGTGCGGGGTGCGCGACGACGAACCGCTGCCCGTGGTGCAGGCGCTCGTGCGATGGGCGCCCGGGTGGCTCGCGGAGCGGGAGCTGGCCGAGCGGGAGGCGCTCGCGCTGCCGCCGGCCGTGTGGATGGCCGGTCTCACCGGCGATGCTCCGGCGGTCGCGTCGACGGACCGCGGCGTCGGCGACGGGTTCGAGCGGATCGGTCCGCTGGCACACCCGGAGCGCGACGGCACCGTTCAGGAGCGGCTGCTGTTGCGTACGTCGCTCGAGGACGGTCCGCGGGCGGCAGCCGCGCTGCACGCGGCGCGCGCCGGTCGCAGCGCCCGTAAGGAGCCGGGTAGCGTCACCGTCCGCGTCGACCCGGCGGGCGACCTGCTCTGACCCCACCCGTCGAGGGGTGGCGACCGAGGCCCACCCCTCGATGGTTGCGCTACCCCCGACGGAGAGGGACGGGTCAGACCGGGGGCTGCGGGTCGTACTGGATGCCGCGCCGCACCTGGCGCGCGCGCTCCTCACCGGCGAGCCGGCGTACGAGGTGCAGCGCCATGTCGATCCCGGCGGACACCCCGGATGCGGTGATCATGTCGCCGGAGTCGACGAAGCGGTCGTCCCTGCGGATCTCGATGCTCGGATCCAGTTCGTGCAACCGCTCCAGCGCTCCCCAGTACGTCGTGGCCGGTCGCCCCGCGAGCAGGCCCGCAGCGGCGTACACCAGCGAGCCGGTGCAGACGCTCGTGAGCAGCGGGACCGACTCGCGCTGATCGCGCACCCAGTGCAACTGCGCCTCGTCGACCAGCTGCGGCCTGGTGCCCTCGCCGCCGGGGTAGACCAGCACCTCCCATGACGGCGCGTCGGCGTAGGACAGCGGCGCGACCAGGGTGAGGCCCTTGGCGCACCGCACCGGGCCACCCTCGCGCGAGAAGCAGGAGACGTCGTACCCGTCGTCCGGGTACTCCCTGGTCCAGAACGACAGCACCTCCCACGGGCCGACGGCGTCGAGTTCCTCCACCCCGTCGAAGAGCAGGATGCCGATCTGCTTGCGCGCGGGCACGGTCTCGGTGGTCATGCCCCGATCGTGCCAGCGCGGGTCGCCGTTAGGCTCCCTTCACCATGAGTTCGAGCCTTCCGGAGTCCGGCGGATCCACCCTGCCCTCGCCCACGACGGTCGATCGCGACCCTCTCGCACCCGCGCCCGTGCTGGCCGTGGTCTTCGACCTCGGCAACGTGCTGATCGAGTGGGACGCGTACGCCGCCATCAGCACCGCCGTCGGCGACGAGCGGGCTCGGGCCTTCCTCGCCGACGAGACGTTCGACTTCCACGCCTGGAACATGCAGCAGGACGCCGGTCGCGCCTGGGAGGACGCCGAGGCCGACGCGATCGCCCGGCACCCGCACTACCGCGAGGAGATCCTGGCCTACCGCGAGCATTTCGAGGCCTCCCTGGTGGGCCCGATCGAGGGGACGGTCGCCATCCTGCGCGAGCTGCACGCCGCGGGGACACCCCTCTTCGCGCTGACCAACTGGTCGCACGAACTCTTCCCGGTGGCGCTCGCGCGCTTCGACTTCCTGCAGCTCTTCGAGGACATCGTGATCTCCGGCGAGGAGGGGATCGCCAAACCCGATCCGGAGATCTTCGAGGTGCTGGCCGAGCGGGTGGAGCACATCGGCGACCTGGAGGAGACGATCTTCATTGACGACCGACTCGACAACGTCCAGGCGGCCGTGCTCGCCGGGATGGACGCGGTGCAGTTCACCAGCCCGTCCGATCTGCGCGCGGACCTGCTCTTCCGCGGGCTTTCGGTGAAGGCGATCTGAGATGTCCGTCACCCCCATCCGCCTCTTCGGCGATCCGGTGCTGCGGACGCCGGCCGCACCCGTCACCGTCTTCGACCGTGAGCTGCAGACCCTCGTCGCCGACCTGACCGACACGATGATGAACGCGCCCGGCGCCGGTCTGGCGGCCCCGCAGATCGGCGTGGGATTGCGCGTCTTCACCTACTACGTCGACGGGCAGCTGGGGCATGTGATCAACCCCGAGCTCACCCTCTCCCCGGAGCTGCAGTGCGGACCCGAAGGGTGCCTGTCGATCCCCGACCTGCGCTTCGACACGACCCGGTCGTTGCGGGCCGTCGCCCGCGGCTTCGACATGCACGGCGAACCGGTGACCATCGAGGGCAGCGACATGCTCGCCCGCTGCTTCCAGCACGAGACCGATCATCTCGACGGCATCCTCTTCGTCGACCGGCTCGACCCGACCGCTCGTCGTCGCGCGCTCAAGGCCATCCGGGACGCAGAGTGGGCCGGGCTGCCCGGACCGATCATCCGCGACAGCCCGCATGCGACGTACGGACGTGCGCTGTGAGGGTCGTCTTCGCCGGCACGCCGCAGGTCGCCGTCCCGTCCCTGCGGGCGTTGCTCGACTCCGCGCACGACGTGGTCGGCGTCATCACCCGCCCCGACGCGCCCGCGGGGCGCGGGCGTTCGGTACGTCGTTCGCCGGTGGGTGTGCTCGCCGACGAGGTGGGCGTGCCGGTGCTCACGCCGCAGCGACCGCGTGATCCCGACTTCCTCGCGCAGTTGGCCGAACTCGCGCCCGACGTGTGCCCCGTGGTCGCGTACGGCGCGCTGGTGCCGCGGGTCGCGCTCGACGTGCCGCGCCTCGGCTGGATCAACCTGCACTTCTCGCTGCTGCCTGCCTGGCGCGGTGCGGCACCCGTGCAGCACGCGGTCATCCACGGCGACGAGGTCACCGGTGCCACCACCTTCCTGCTGGAGGAGGGCATGGACACCGGCCCGATCCTCGGCACGATGACCGAGACCGTGCGGCCGCGGGACACCAGCGGCGACCTCCTCGAGCGGCTGGCGACGGCGGGCGCCGGGCTCCTGGTGGCCACGCTGGACACGCTGGCCCAGGGTGATCTCACGCCGATGCCGCAGCCCTCCGAAGGCGTCTCGCTCGCACCCAAGATCTCGGTCGAGGATGCCCGGATCCGGTGGCACGAGCCGGCGTTCGCCGTCGACCGCAGAGTCCGCGGAGTCACGCCGGCACCCGGTGCGTGGACCACGTTCCGGGAGGAGCGGCTCAAGGTGGGGCCGGTGAGCCTCCTCGACGAAGAGGTGCGCGACGCTCCCGGCGCGATCCGGGTGGGCAAGGCGGGTGTCGACGTCCAGACCGGCGCCGGAGCCGTGCGCCTCGGCACGGTGCAGCCCCAGGGCAGGAAGGCGATGCCGGCGGCAGACTGGGCACGCGGCTCCCGGATCGGCGAGGACGAGGTGCTCGGATGAGTGACGACGGCGGCGGCTACCGCGACGCGAAGGGGCGTCAGCGTCCCGCGGCGCGACGTCGCTCGAACGACGGTCGCTCGGCTCAGCGACCCACCGATCGGCGGCGTTCGGGTGACCCCGCCCGGCGCGTCGCCTGGCAGGTGACCCGCAACGTCGCGGACGGCGCGTACGCCAACCTCGACCTGCAGAAGCTGCTGCGCGAGGCCGGCCTGCACGGCCGGGACGCCGGTTTCGCGACCGAGCTGACCTACGGCGCGATCCGGATGCGCGGGCTTTACGACCCGATCATCGAGCGCTGCGCCGGCCGTCCGGTCGCGCAGATCGACGCACCGGTGCTCGACACGCTGCGGCTCGGTGCACACCAGCTGCTCGGCATGCGCGTGCCCGCGCATGCCGCGGCGTCCGAGACGGTGGCGCTGGCGCGCGAGGTCAATGGAGCGGGCGCCGCCGGCTTCGTCAACGCCGTACTACGCCGCGTCAGTGAACGCACCCGCGAGGAGTGGGTCGCCGAGGTCATCGCCGGCCGGGAACCGTTGGAGCGCCTGTCGATCGAACACTCCCACCCGATGTGGGTCGTTCGCGCGATGCGTGCCGCTCTGCTCGAGCGTGGCACGGCCACCTCCGACGACGTGGACGAGCAGCTGCTCGCGCTGCTGCAGGCCGACAACGCGCCACCCCTGGTGTCGCTGGTGGCAAGGCCCGGTCTGGCAACCGTGGAGGAGCTGGTCGCCGCGGGCGCTCACGCCTCCCAGCTGTCCCGGGTGGGCGCGGTGCTCGACGGAGGCGATCCGGCGCAGATCGACGCCGTACGCCGGATGCGTGCGGCCGTGCAGGACGAGGGCTCCCAGCTGCTCACCCTCGCGCTGGCCGAACCGGGTCTGGTCGAGGGGCGCGAACACCAGGAGTGGCTCGACCTGTGCGCCGGGCCGGGCGGCAAGACCGCACTGCTGGCGAACCTCGCGGCCGAACAGGGCGCTGTCGTCTTCGCCAACGAGGTCAGCGAGCACCGGACCACGTTGGTGCGCAAGTCACTACGCGCCACCCTCGAAGCAGGGATCGAGGTGATGATCGGCACCGGTGACGGGCGCGACCTGGGCGTCGAGGAGCCCGACACCTACGAGCGCGTGCTCGCCGACGTGCCCTGCACCGGTCTGGGCGCGCTGCGCCGCCGCCCGGAGGCGCGCTGGCGGCGTACGCCGTCCGACGTCACCCCGTTGGTGACGCTGCAGCGGCAGCTGCTGCTGTCGGCTCTCGCCACCACCCGGCCGGGCGGCGTCGTCGGCTACTCCACCTGCAGCCCGCACCTGGCCGAGACCTCTCAGCTGGTGGCATCGGTGGTGGAGCAGACGGGGGCCACTCTGCAGGACGCTCGCCCGCTCTTCCGCGACACCGCGGGCGCGCCGATCGAGCACCTGGGCAACGGTCCCGACGTGCAGCTGTGGCCTCACCTGCACGGCACCGACGCCATGTACTTCGCGCTGCTGCGTAAGCCGGAAACCCAGGACTGAGAGGACATTTCGTGCAGATCGCGCCGAGCATCCTGTCCGCCGACTTCGCCAACCTGCAGGCGGAGCTGCAGCGGATCTCCCATGCCGACTGGGCCCACGTCGACGTGATGGACGGGCATTTCGTGCCCAACCTGACGCTGGGCGCGCCGGTGGTGGAGGCGCTGGCCAAGGTCAGCCCGATCCCGCTGGACTGCCACCTGATGATCGATGACCCCGACCGTTGGGCCACGGACTACGCCGAGGCCGGCGCCGGCAGCGTCACCTTCCACATCGAGGCCGCGCACGACCCGGTGCGGCTCGCCCGCGCGATCCGCGCGGCCGGTGCGCGGGCGAGTGTGGCCATCAAGCCGGGCACGGAGTTCGCGCCGTACGAGGAACTGCTCGACGAGGTCGACATGGTGCTGGTGATGACCGTCGAGCCGGGGTTCGGCGGCCAGTCCTTCATGGCCGACCAGATGCCGAAGGTGGCGCAGGTGCGCGAGGCCGTCCGACGTCGCGGCGGCGAGATCTGGGTGCAGGTCGACGGGGGAGTCTCGACCGAGACCATCGAGCAGTGCGCCCGGGCCGGTGCCGACGTCTTCGTCGCGGGATCGGCCGTGTACGGCGCGGACGACGCGGCGGCGGCGATAGACCGCCTGCGCGAACTCGCCCAGAACTGCTGCTGATCGGCCGGCACCCGCGGTTGTCAGCGTCTTTCTGGTGCCGACGTCGGAGATCCGCTGACAACCGGTCCGCGGCGAGCGGCATGGTGACGCTGCGGTAACATCGCTGCAGAACGTGCTCCGGGGTCGGTGTAATTCCGAACCGGCGGTGACAGTCCGCGACCCGGTCCAGCTTCGATCAGTGGGCCGGTTGACCTGGTGGAATTCCGGGACCGACGGTGAAAGTCCGGATGGTAGGCAGCACGTGACCCGCTTCGGCGGGTCCGCGACACGCGTGTCGCGACGGAGCGCACCCTTTCGGGGGCTGCGTCCCGTCGCGGACCGCTATGTCGCCCATCGCCCTGGAGCCCGTGCCCGACCGGCCGGCCGACAGGAGTTGTGAAGCGCGATGGACACCCGATCCCGCGACGAGACCTTTCTGCTGCGCGCCCTCGAACTGGCGCAGCGCGGTCCGGCCGTCGACGCCAATCCTCGGGTGGGATGTGTTGTCGTCGCAGGCGATTCGGTCGTCGGGGAGGGATGGCACGACGGCGCCGGCACTGCGCACGCCGAGGTCATGGCCCTCGGCGCCGCAGGCGATCGGGCACGGGGAGCCACGGCGTACGCCACCCTCGAACCCTGTGCTCACGTCAGCCGCACCGGCCCGTGTGCCGAGGCGCTCGTCGAAGCCGGCGTACGCCGGGTCGTCTACGCCCAGTCCGACCCCAATCCCGCCGCCCGGGGTGGCGCCGCCGTGCTGCGCGACGCGGATGTCGAGGTGTCGGGCGGGCTCCTTGCAGCGGAGGCTGCCGCGCTCAACGCCCACTGGACCTTCGCCGTCGAGCACGAACGCCCCTACGTCACCTGGAAGTTCGCCGCCACCCTCGACGGGCGCAGTGCCGCGGCCGACGGCAGCAGCCGGTGGATCACCGGCGCGCAGGCCCGCGCCGACGTGCACCGACTGCGGGCCGGGGCGGGCGCTCTCGTGGTCGGCACCGGCACCGTCCTGGCCGACGACCCCGCACTGACGGTGCGTACGCCGGACGCGCCCCGCCGCCCGCCGACACGGGTGGTCGTGGGGGAGCGGGAGATCCCCGCCACCGCAATGGTGCTGGACGACGCCGCCCCCACGGTGCAACTGCACAGCCACGACCCGCACCTCGTGCTGAAACAGCTGCACGCGCAGGAGATTCGGCACGTGTGGCTCGAGGGCGGCCCCACCCTGGCGGCGGCCTTCCTACGGGCCGGGCTGGTCGACGAGGTCGTCGCCTACCTGGCGCCCGCGCTGCTCGGCGACGGCCCGACGGCGGTCGCCGGACTCGGCATCGGGTCCATCGACGGGATCCGCCGCTTTCAGCTGACCGAGGTCACCCGGCTCGGCGACGACCTGCGGCTACTGCTGCACCCGACGACGAAGGAAGCCTGAATGTTCACCGGCATCGTGGAGGAGCTCGGCTCGCTGGGATCGATCGAGCACGGCAGCGATTCGGCCGTCCTGCGCATCAACGGCGCGACCGTCGTGTCCGATGCGCGGCACGGCGCGTCCATCGCGGTCAACGGCGTGTGCCTGACCGTCGTCGACCACGACGAGCACGGGTTCACCGTCGACGTGATGGCCGAGACGCTGCGTCGCTCGAGCCTCGCCGGGATCGCGCCCGGCGACCCCGTCAACCTCGAGCGCGTGATGCCCGCCGACGGTCGCTTCGGCGGGCACATCGTGCAGGGCCACGTCGACGGCACCGCGCGCGTACTGGGTCGCGAGCCGGGGGACCGGTGGACCGTCGTACGGATCGAACTACCGCATCAGCTCTCGGCGTACGTCGTGGAGAAGGGGTCGATCACCGTCGACGGCGTATCCCTCACCGTGGCGTCCGTCGACGAGGACAGCTTCACCGTCTCGCTCATCCCCACGACCCTGGCGCTGACCACGCTG
Coding sequences within:
- the rpe gene encoding ribulose-phosphate 3-epimerase, encoding MQIAPSILSADFANLQAELQRISHADWAHVDVMDGHFVPNLTLGAPVVEALAKVSPIPLDCHLMIDDPDRWATDYAEAGAGSVTFHIEAAHDPVRLARAIRAAGARASVAIKPGTEFAPYEELLDEVDMVLVMTVEPGFGGQSFMADQMPKVAQVREAVRRRGGEIWVQVDGGVSTETIEQCARAGADVFVAGSAVYGADDAAAAIDRLRELAQNCC
- a CDS encoding riboflavin synthase → MFTGIVEELGSLGSIEHGSDSAVLRINGATVVSDARHGASIAVNGVCLTVVDHDEHGFTVDVMAETLRRSSLAGIAPGDPVNLERVMPADGRFGGHIVQGHVDGTARVLGREPGDRWTVVRIELPHQLSAYVVEKGSITVDGVSLTVASVDEDSFTVSLIPTTLALTTLGHRAVGEPVNLEVDILAKYTERLLAGRLGARSATEEDA
- a CDS encoding HAD family hydrolase, whose protein sequence is MSSSLPESGGSTLPSPTTVDRDPLAPAPVLAVVFDLGNVLIEWDAYAAISTAVGDERARAFLADETFDFHAWNMQQDAGRAWEDAEADAIARHPHYREEILAYREHFEASLVGPIEGTVAILRELHAAGTPLFALTNWSHELFPVALARFDFLQLFEDIVISGEEGIAKPDPEIFEVLAERVEHIGDLEETIFIDDRLDNVQAAVLAGMDAVQFTSPSDLRADLLFRGLSVKAI
- a CDS encoding RsmB/NOP family class I SAM-dependent RNA methyltransferase, translating into MSDDGGGYRDAKGRQRPAARRRSNDGRSAQRPTDRRRSGDPARRVAWQVTRNVADGAYANLDLQKLLREAGLHGRDAGFATELTYGAIRMRGLYDPIIERCAGRPVAQIDAPVLDTLRLGAHQLLGMRVPAHAAASETVALAREVNGAGAAGFVNAVLRRVSERTREEWVAEVIAGREPLERLSIEHSHPMWVVRAMRAALLERGTATSDDVDEQLLALLQADNAPPLVSLVARPGLATVEELVAAGAHASQLSRVGAVLDGGDPAQIDAVRRMRAAVQDEGSQLLTLALAEPGLVEGREHQEWLDLCAGPGGKTALLANLAAEQGAVVFANEVSEHRTTLVRKSLRATLEAGIEVMIGTGDGRDLGVEEPDTYERVLADVPCTGLGALRRRPEARWRRTPSDVTPLVTLQRQLLLSALATTRPGGVVGYSTCSPHLAETSQLVASVVEQTGATLQDARPLFRDTAGAPIEHLGNGPDVQLWPHLHGTDAMYFALLRKPETQD
- the ribD gene encoding bifunctional diaminohydroxyphosphoribosylaminopyrimidine deaminase/5-amino-6-(5-phosphoribosylamino)uracil reductase RibD: MDTRSRDETFLLRALELAQRGPAVDANPRVGCVVVAGDSVVGEGWHDGAGTAHAEVMALGAAGDRARGATAYATLEPCAHVSRTGPCAEALVEAGVRRVVYAQSDPNPAARGGAAVLRDADVEVSGGLLAAEAAALNAHWTFAVEHERPYVTWKFAATLDGRSAAADGSSRWITGAQARADVHRLRAGAGALVVGTGTVLADDPALTVRTPDAPRRPPTRVVVGEREIPATAMVLDDAAPTVQLHSHDPHLVLKQLHAQEIRHVWLEGGPTLAAAFLRAGLVDEVVAYLAPALLGDGPTAVAGLGIGSIDGIRRFQLTEVTRLGDDLRLLLHPTTKEA
- a CDS encoding primosomal protein N': MDDERGAAQAPSEHQLALLHAAAATRRTTARATSYDGPELPVAQVAVDVGLPHLDRPFEYAVPVDLDDTALPGARVKVRFAGKDVSGFVLARVREAEHVGKLTDIRRVVSPEAALTPAIARLCREVADRYAGTFSDVVRLAVPARHAAAEKALDAKVEGADAPSPDNGGEEHAASAAPDPTSPGTGAWGRYPAGPAFLHRLGSGGAPAAAWLAAPTTDPVLDWPTAMAQAARATLDGGRGAVLVVPDHRDVDRLDEALTEQLGPGRHVRLTASQGPQARYTAFLKLLRRHVRCVVGTRAAAFAPVADLGLVAWWDDGDDLLGEPRAPYPHVREVLRLRADHEGAGLLSGGFARSVAIQQWVQQGALQSVDLPVRRAAVPRVIVAGDERDVERSGAAARAHLPSAAWRAAHEALQHGPVLVQVPRRGYLPSLRCDTCRDPARCAVCHGPLALTGSGQTPVCRWCGVPATPFDCPNCHSHRLRAGVVGARRTAEELGRAFPGVPVVRSGAGEVVAHVSSSPALVIATPGAEPVAAQGYRATLLLDAWALVDRPVLSAGEETLRRWCAAAALTRSHDDDGVVVVCGVRDDEPLPVVQALVRWAPGWLAERELAEREALALPPAVWMAGLTGDAPAVASTDRGVGDGFERIGPLAHPERDGTVQERLLLRTSLEDGPRAAAALHAARAGRSARKEPGSVTVRVDPAGDLL
- the def gene encoding peptide deformylase, whose translation is MSVTPIRLFGDPVLRTPAAPVTVFDRELQTLVADLTDTMMNAPGAGLAAPQIGVGLRVFTYYVDGQLGHVINPELTLSPELQCGPEGCLSIPDLRFDTTRSLRAVARGFDMHGEPVTIEGSDMLARCFQHETDHLDGILFVDRLDPTARRRALKAIRDAEWAGLPGPIIRDSPHATYGRAL
- a CDS encoding DJ-1/PfpI family protein, with protein sequence MTTETVPARKQIGILLFDGVEELDAVGPWEVLSFWTREYPDDGYDVSCFSREGGPVRCAKGLTLVAPLSYADAPSWEVLVYPGGEGTRPQLVDEAQLHWVRDQRESVPLLTSVCTGSLVYAAAGLLAGRPATTYWGALERLHELDPSIEIRRDDRFVDSGDMITASGVSAGIDMALHLVRRLAGEERARQVRRGIQYDPQPPV
- the fmt gene encoding methionyl-tRNA formyltransferase, whose amino-acid sequence is MRVVFAGTPQVAVPSLRALLDSAHDVVGVITRPDAPAGRGRSVRRSPVGVLADEVGVPVLTPQRPRDPDFLAQLAELAPDVCPVVAYGALVPRVALDVPRLGWINLHFSLLPAWRGAAPVQHAVIHGDEVTGATTFLLEEGMDTGPILGTMTETVRPRDTSGDLLERLATAGAGLLVATLDTLAQGDLTPMPQPSEGVSLAPKISVEDARIRWHEPAFAVDRRVRGVTPAPGAWTTFREERLKVGPVSLLDEEVRDAPGAIRVGKAGVDVQTGAGAVRLGTVQPQGRKAMPAADWARGSRIGEDEVLG